In Carnobacterium sp. CP1, the following are encoded in one genomic region:
- the deoB gene encoding phosphopentomutase produces the protein MSYKRVHLIVMDSVGIGEAPDAAQFNDIGSDTLGHIAQEAGLNIPHLEELGLGNIRPLKGVRNVPDSVGYYTKLEEVSVGKDTMTGHWEIMGLNIQTPFRVFPEGFPAELLKKIEDFSGRKVVANKPASGTAIIDEYGEHQMKTGDLIVYTSADPVLQIAAHEKVIPLEELYKICQYVRDITKDDPYMIGRIIARPFVGEPGNFTRTSGRHDYALNPFGKTVLNHLSEAGKDVIAIGKINDIYNGEGITEAVRTTSNMDGVDQLLKVMTQDFEGLSFLNLVDFDALFGHRRDVVGYGKAIDDFDVRLEEIVGQLKEDDLLLITADHGNDPIAPGTDHTREYVPLLAYSPSMKDRGELSQGHFADIGATIADNFGVESTGFGKSFLSQLN, from the coding sequence ATGTCTTATAAAAGAGTACATTTAATTGTCATGGATTCAGTAGGAATTGGAGAAGCGCCAGATGCTGCTCAATTTAATGATATAGGCAGCGACACATTAGGGCACATCGCCCAAGAAGCTGGCTTAAACATTCCACACTTGGAAGAACTAGGTTTAGGCAATATCCGTCCTTTAAAAGGTGTCCGTAACGTTCCGGATAGTGTAGGTTATTATACAAAATTAGAGGAAGTATCTGTTGGGAAAGATACCATGACGGGACATTGGGAAATCATGGGATTAAACATTCAAACGCCTTTTCGTGTGTTCCCTGAAGGTTTTCCAGCTGAATTATTAAAAAAAATCGAAGACTTTTCAGGGCGCAAAGTCGTCGCAAACAAGCCAGCGAGCGGTACAGCTATTATTGATGAATATGGTGAACACCAAATGAAGACCGGTGATTTGATTGTTTATACTTCGGCTGATCCTGTTTTACAGATTGCAGCTCATGAAAAAGTCATTCCATTAGAAGAACTTTACAAAATTTGTCAATACGTACGCGATATCACTAAAGATGATCCTTATATGATTGGCCGCATTATTGCTCGTCCGTTTGTTGGCGAACCTGGCAACTTTACCAGAACAAGTGGGCGTCATGATTACGCATTGAATCCATTCGGAAAAACAGTTTTGAATCATTTGAGCGAGGCTGGAAAAGATGTGATTGCCATTGGTAAGATCAATGATATTTACAATGGTGAAGGGATAACAGAAGCCGTTCGGACGACCAGCAATATGGATGGTGTCGATCAACTTTTAAAAGTGATGACGCAAGATTTTGAAGGACTAAGCTTTTTGAATCTAGTCGATTTTGATGCTTTATTCGGACATCGTCGCGACGTCGTTGGATATGGAAAAGCGATTGATGATTTCGATGTACGTCTTGAAGAAATCGTTGGGCAATTAAAAGAAGATGATTTGCTTTTGATTACTGCTGACCATGGTAACGATCCAATCGCCCCAGGAACAGATCATACTCGTGAATATGTTCCATTGTTAGCATACTCGCCATCAATGAAAGATCGTGGTGAATTATCTCAAGGGCACTTTGCTGACATTGGGGCAACCATTGCGGATAATTTCGGAGTAGAAAGCACCGGTTTTGGGAAAAGTTTCTTAAGCCAGCTAAACTAA
- the fur gene encoding ferric iron uptake transcriptional regulator, with product MKPIETSLLKIKESLHDAGYKLTSQREATMKVLLEKESEHMSAEEIYLLVKKVNPDIGLATVYRTLEMLTELEIVNKVSFDDGLARYDLKKDGAKHFHHHLLCTQCGDIEEVHEDLLEEIEAIVESRFQFLVKDHRLTFHGICKKCQDQEKKGIQ from the coding sequence ATGAAACCAATTGAAACATCTCTATTAAAAATAAAAGAATCGTTGCACGATGCGGGTTATAAACTAACTTCTCAAAGAGAAGCAACCATGAAAGTTCTACTAGAAAAAGAATCGGAACATATGAGTGCAGAAGAAATATATTTGCTGGTCAAAAAAGTGAATCCTGATATCGGTCTGGCAACGGTCTACCGCACGTTAGAAATGTTGACCGAATTAGAAATAGTAAATAAAGTTAGTTTTGATGATGGTTTAGCGCGGTATGATTTAAAAAAAGATGGAGCAAAACATTTTCATCATCATTTGCTGTGCACTCAATGTGGTGACATAGAAGAAGTCCATGAAGATTTATTAGAAGAGATTGAAGCGATCGTCGAGTCACGTTTTCAATTTCTTGTCAAAGATCACCGATTAACGTTTCATGGCATTTGCAAGAAGTGCCAAGATCAAGAAAAGAAAGGCATACAATAA
- the xerD gene encoding site-specific tyrosine recombinase XerD: MEESLTEYIRFLTIERGLSKNTVESYQRDLKQYLLFLKENHINHWDAVDRYTVLSFLQRLKEEEKAAGTVIRMVSSLRQFHQFLRQEKISTTDPMLHIDTPKKAQTLPKVLSTKEVEILIETPNTSETLGIRDRAMLEVMYATGLRVSELTELKLDDLHLSLGLIQTIGKGDKERIIPLGDLAIEWIEKYLKHSRNRLERPDKRSLYVFLNHHGRKLSRQGVWKNLKGLVKKAGIEKEVTPHTLRHSFATHLLENGADLRTVQELLGHSDISTTQIYTHITTHRMSTVYKTYHPRA, encoded by the coding sequence ATGGAAGAGAGTTTAACGGAATATATCCGCTTTTTGACAATTGAACGCGGACTTTCAAAAAATACAGTAGAAAGCTATCAGCGTGATTTGAAACAGTATTTGCTCTTTCTAAAAGAAAATCATATCAACCATTGGGATGCGGTGGATCGGTATACGGTTTTGTCTTTTTTACAACGGTTAAAAGAAGAAGAAAAAGCAGCAGGTACAGTCATTAGAATGGTTTCCAGTTTAAGACAATTCCATCAATTTTTAAGACAAGAAAAAATTTCAACTACTGATCCGATGTTACACATTGATACGCCTAAAAAAGCCCAGACATTGCCAAAAGTTCTTTCTACCAAAGAAGTAGAGATCCTCATTGAAACACCTAATACCAGTGAAACGTTGGGAATTAGGGATCGGGCTATGCTTGAGGTGATGTACGCTACAGGACTGCGCGTTTCTGAACTAACGGAATTAAAATTGGATGATTTACATCTTTCACTAGGTTTGATTCAAACCATTGGGAAAGGCGATAAAGAACGTATTATTCCATTAGGCGATTTAGCCATAGAATGGATCGAAAAGTATTTAAAACATAGTCGAAATCGGCTGGAACGGCCAGATAAACGTTCACTTTATGTCTTTTTAAACCATCATGGACGTAAGTTGAGCAGGCAAGGGGTATGGAAAAATTTAAAAGGGCTTGTGAAAAAAGCTGGCATTGAAAAAGAAGTAACTCCTCATACATTGCGACATTCATTTGCTACGCATTTACTAGAAAACGGCGCTGATTTACGTACTGTCCAAGAGTTATTAGGACATTCAGATATTTCGACAACACAAATCTATACACATATTACGACTCATCGGATGTCGACCGTTTATAAAACGTATCACCCACGAGCTTGA